Within the Marixanthomonas sp. SCSIO 43207 genome, the region TGATCTTTTGAAACTACTGTAATTAAACTCTTTACGAGTAAACTTTGTTTCAGTTTCTGTATTCTTTTCTTCTTTTTCTGAAGAAACCTCAGCAGAAATTTTCAATACGTCATCTTCAACTTCAATATTGAAGTTTTCTTTCTTTAACCCAGGAACTGCTAATTGAACTACAAAATTCGTGTTTTTTTCCTGAATATTTACGGCAGGAATGCTAAAGTTTTCATAATTGGGAACATCCAGTTTATTTTCTGTAAAGAGTTCATCCAATAATGACGGAAACCAATTGTTATTTCTTCTTACTAAATTCATAACGATATATTTTAGATTTATTATACTTTATTTATAATTTCACTGTATAGATAGCAAATCCAGTTCCATTGTAAAACACAGGACATTTTGTCTTATTCTTGATAATTTAATATGTCGTATTGTCACTTATAGCCAATAAAACCAATTATTAATTTATTTTTAAGAGTGAAGCACTAATAAAAAAATTACTTTTAATTACAACTTTAAAAGTAACGTATGAAAGAGCTTTACAATAAAATGCTAGCTTTTATTAATAATGTAAAAAGTAAAATTGCATTTTATCCTACATTGCTGGCCTTAGCAGGTTTTTTACTCTCCTTTGTTATGGCAGCTCTTGAAAAGCAAGATGTCTCAAAAAAATTAATCGAAACCATACCGCAATTAGTTTTGGAAGATGGTGATACTGCTTTAACAGTTTTAAGCGCTTGTATAGGTGGTTTAATTTCTGTTATGGTATTTAGTTTTTCTATGGTAATGCTTCTTTTAAGCCAAGCTTCCAGTAATTTTTCACCGAGGTTATTACCCGGTCTCATATCAGATAAAACACATCAAGTTGTTTTAGGAACCTATCTAGCTACCATACTCTACAATATTTTTACGCTATTTTCTATTGAACCAAATGATGAAA harbors:
- a CDS encoding Hsp20/alpha crystallin family protein; amino-acid sequence: MNLVRRNNNWFPSLLDELFTENKLDVPNYENFSIPAVNIQEKNTNFVVQLAVPGLKKENFNIEVEDDVLKISAEVSSEKEEKNTETETKFTRKEFNYSSFKRSFTLPENVNVDEVNATYKEGVLEITLPKKEEEKALKRMVEIS